One segment of Trachemys scripta elegans isolate TJP31775 chromosome 1, CAS_Tse_1.0, whole genome shotgun sequence DNA contains the following:
- the LOC117871270 gene encoding claudin-34-like, translating to MTSLVSTSHLQLAAFAFGTTGWILCSVSMGLVEWRVWHVDNTTIISSGIAWVGIWKVCFISYLHVSSDLKEQICHKMNDYETSIPNAIFVAQGLLLIAMVVGALGMASTIFALRSIYMGILYKTQIIRFFLVAGFLYLAAGLCVLIPVSWNFYSVVHNQTISFPPSFYMPSSPVTQEVGAAIPVGIISAILLLLSATFSFSYRFPVTPNAGV from the coding sequence ATGACCTCCCTAGTCAGCACTTCTCACCTCCAACTAGCTGCTTTTGCTTTTGGTACAACAGGCTGGATCTTATGCAGtgtttcaatgggacttgtggaatggagagtatggcatgtggacaacaccaccatcaTCTCCTCTGGCATTGCATGGGTGGGAATATGGAAAGTTTGCTTCATCAGTTATCTCCACGTTTCCTCTGACCTTAAAGAACAGATCTGTCATAAAATGAATGACTATGAGACCTCCATCCCCAATGCAATTTTTGTTGCTCAGGGCCTCCTGCTGATTGCCATGGTTGTTGGTGCACTGGGAATGGCTTCCACTATATTTGCTCTGAGGAGTATTTATATGGGAATACTTTACAAAACTCAGATCATCCGTTTTTTTCTAGTGGCTGGATTCTTGTACCTAGCTGCAGGTCTTTGTGTCTTAATTCCAGTGAGCTGGAATTTCTATTCTGTAGTGCACAACCAAACAAtctcctttcccccttctttctACATGCCCTCCAGCCCAGTGACTCAGGAAGTTGGTGCTGCTATTCCTGTTGGGATCATATCTgccatcctgctgctgctgagtgcgACGTTCTCTTTTTCTTACAGATTTCCTGTCACCCCAAATGCTGGGGTGTAA